From the Thermodesulfovibrio thiophilus DSM 17215 genome, the window CATTCAGATATTGATACCCTTGAGAGAGTTGAAATTTTGCGAGGCCTGAGGCTTGGAAATTTTGATGTGCTTATTGGAGTAAATCTCTTAAGGGAAGGACTTGACCTTCCAGAGGTGTCTCTTGTTGCAATATTTGATGCGGACAAAGAGGGATTTTTGCGTTCAGAACGGTCTTTAATTCAGACAGCTGGGAGAACATCAAGAAATGTAAATGGTATTGTAATTTTTTATGCTGATACAATCACTGATTCAATGAAAAAGGCAATTGAGGAAACAGAAAGACGTAGACGAATTCAGGAAAAGTATAATAAAAAAATGGGAATTGTTCCAGAGACAGTAAAAAGTAAAATAAAAGATATACTCGCATCAATTTATGAAAGGGATTACTTCACTGTAGATGTTCTTGAAGAAAAAGACGAGAAATATGAGATTAATGGAGAAACTTTGAAAAAACTTGAAGCAGAAATGAAGCATGCTGCGGCAAATCTTGAGTTTGAAAAAGCAGCTCAGATAAGAGATAAGATAGTTAAGATAAAGGATAAGATGATACAACTGGGTATTTCAGTTTGAAGACAGTCTCATTTTTTCATTTTTCATTAAATAATAACAACAACAAATGATAGATATTAAAAAATTAAAAGGAGGAGGGGTTGACCTCCTCCTTTTAATTTAAAAATTTTACTTCTTTTTTACAACAAGTACAGGTCGAGCTGATGTACTGATAACTTTTTCAGCTATACTCCCCATAAAGAATTTTTCAATGCCTGTTCTTCCGTATGTTCCCATAACGATTAATCCAGCTGCATTCTTATTTGCAGTATCAACAATTTGTTCAAATGCTTCTCCTTTTGCAATAACGCTTTGAACTTTAACCCCTTCACGCTCAGCAACTTCTTTTACCATTTTTACTGCTTCTTCAGCATAAGAGATATTTTCGTCTTTTTTTGCAACAGATACAATAATGAGTTCGCTGCCAAATCTTTTTGCCATGCCGATTGCTTCAGATGTCGCTAATTGACTGTAAACAGATCCATCTGTTGCTATAACTATTCTGTCAAAATTCAAAGTGGCACCAACAGGAACCACAAGGACTTTGCATGGTGCATTGGCTATAACTTTTGTACCCACTGCACCAAGCATTACACCCTTTTTACCGAGAATTATCAAATCAACTCTGTTTTTTATTGCTTCGTCAATTATGTATTTGAATGGATCAGGTCCTGTATAACTGATTGTTTCACATTTTACGCCATTTTTTTCAGAAAGAGTCTTAACTTCATCAAGGGCTGCTTTTGCCCTTTTTTCAAGGCTGTCTATGAGTTGAGGCAGAGTCTCCACAAATTCTGCAGCAAAAACTGGCACTTCTGCAACACAGATAGCATAAACTGTGCTTTCACAGGGTTTTGCAAGTTCAATTGCAGCTTGTGCAGCAAATTTACCTGCCTCTGAACCATCGGTAGCTACGAGTATTTTATCAACTTTTGTTAACGGACAAGCTCCAATTGCCATATTATACCTCCTTCTTTACTTTTGCTTTCTTGGTAGAAAATCCTAATCCTTCAAAAAGATAAAGCATACCAAATCCATACCAGACAGTATATAAAACATAAAATGCTAATAAACCAGTCAACACACCAGCTTTTTCACTTACTTTTTCAGCCTCAATACCATAGAAATTATAAGCTGGCTCTATTGCCTTTGTTAAAACAGTTTTAATAATATTTGATTCATTAACTTTCTTCTCAAGAGTAAATTTTTTGCTAATTGCTGATAATGAATTATGCCACTGCCTAAACATCTGTTTCATTTTGTCATCATCTGTAACTCCGTATTTATTTTTAATATAGTCACCATTGTTATTATACATCTGCTGCGAATCCTCAAGAGCTGCAAGAAGTATTGCTGCAAAATCACCTGTTATATGAACCTTTGTGCCATTAACCTCAACCTGTGCACCATTTGTAGTATAAAGTTTCTTTACATTTTCCGCCCTTTTTTCGCCTTCACCTGGTTTATCTGTTGCCTTTTTTACATCAATAGTCACATCAAAGGGTTTACCCTTAAATTTTTCAATATCTTTTGTAACTTTTGGTATAAAATAGGCAGAACCCTTTGCTAATTTATTAAACAGCTCATCAGAATATTCAAGACCATTCAACCCCTCTCCATATATTGGTGCAAATATTAGAATCAAAACACCAATAAAGCTAATAAGCAGAGTTAAGCCCATTGATAAATGTTTTTTGTCAACAGCCATTTTATCCCTCCTCTTTAAATGCTTTGAGATTCTTAAAGAACGTTCCTAATACCCATATAGCAAACATGCCGATCGCTCCCCAGAAAACAATGTTTCCAACAAGAATAAAGATATCACATGCTCCCTGTGAAATTTTCCATAGATTAAGACTTCTTAATTTATCAGGGACAACGCTAGCTCTGTTTGCAAAGCCTGCGAGAATTGTCATAACCCAGAAGCCTCTTATAAGCATTCCTGGCACAACCTTTGTAGTGAGGGCTCCAATTTGAATTCCTATAAGAGAACCAAGAAGAAGACCCATTGCTAGAGTATAAAATACATAACCATAAATTGCGTACTGAGTAATTGATGAGTAGCCTGCTGTAAATATTATCTGTAATATATCAGTTCCAACTGTCGTAGGAGTGGAAACTCCTAAAACATAGACAAAAAGAGGAAATGTAACAAATCCACCACCAACTCCCATAACAGATGCAAGGATTCCAACAATAAATCCTATACTTGTAACGAATATCCAGGATATTGTTTTTCCACCGAAATCCTGATCGAACTTTATTACTGGAGGGATTTTGACTTTTTGAATACTTAGTGCAAGTTTTGTTGTTGTTAATGGTGCTCCACCACCATGAGCATCTGTCTGTGTCACACCTTTTTTCCTGGCTCTGCTTAATTTTATATAATCAGCCAATCCATAAAATCCAAGTATTGCAAGTATAATAGCATAAATTATGCTGATAAAAGCTTCACTTAATACAGGATCAGCACTGTATATGGCTCTCTGAATATAACCACCTGTAGTAGCACCCAAAACAGAACCGATAACAAAAGCAACAGCAATCCCTACAGAGATATTACCGAGTTTCTTGTGGAGTACTGTTCCCATTATGGCTTTTGCAAAAATATGAAACTGGTCTGTTCCAACTGCTAGAATTCCCTTAACACCTGCTGCCATCAATGCCGGTGCAATGATAAAACCACCGCCAGCACCTATACATCCTGTAATAAGCCCTGCAGCAAGTCCAACAGCAATTGAAGCAACAAATACAGTTGTTGTGTAATGGGATGGTGCATAAGCACTTTTCCCACCAAGAATATCAGCAGCACCAAGAATCGAAATCAGAAATATTGGAGTAATTAATGCAAGCAGAATAATCAGTCGTTTTTTGTTCTTCAGAATATTATCTGACATCTGCTTTTCCCATCGTGCCTGGGCTACAGCCCCTGCCATCATCAAATCATAAACTTTTCTAAGTTTACTCATCCCACATCCTCCTCCTTTAAAGGTTGTTGTTTTGCTGGTTAAAACTCTTATAAAACTTTTTTCAAAGGCTTGTTTTTTTCACCTCCCTTCTTTTTGTTTTTTTCTGTTTTTTTGCTGAGCCTATCAAACTCTTTTGGTTTGGAAAATGTTATGGAAACCAGTAGATTCTTCATTTTTTTCCAGACCTTTTTCATTATTGAATGATATATGCAATGGAGATGCCAGAAAATAGAAACAGTAAAAATAAAGCAAAAATGGATTAAGCAATACAACGCTGCAACATATAATTGCGTTTTAATTTAATTGTAAAATTTTTTCTTGAAATTTTTAAATTTGAATGAAACTTTTTACTGCATCAAATAATTATGTTGCAATTTTGAATTGTTTCAGTTTTCTCTGAAGTTGTTGTCTATGAATACCAAGAAGGTCTGCTGCCTTTGAAATGTTGCCTTTGCTTTTTTGTAAGGCTGACCATATGAGCTCCTTTTCGAAGGTACTGACTGCTTGTCTGAGGCTTCCCTGATGAATCTTTTTTGAATTTGAATTTTTTAATAAATAGGCTGGCAGATCTTTTACAGTTATCTCTGTAGAATTGGTAAATGCAATTGCTCTTTCAATAATGTTTTCAAGTTCACGAACATTGCCCGGAAATGAATAGTTCATTAAAATATCCAGAGCCTTGTCAGTTATACCTTTCACGACAAGATCTTTTCTTTTATTACCGTGCTTTTTTATAAAGAAATCAGTGAGGACAGGAATGTCTTCTTTGCGGGTTCTTAATGGAGGAAGTTCTATATTAATTACATTTAGTCTGTAAAAGAGGTCTTCTCTGAATGTGCCTTCTTTACAGGCTTTCACCAGATCTTTATTTGTAGCAGCGATAAATCTAACATCTATTTTTATTGGATAATTACCTCCAATTCTTGTAAATTCTCCTTCCTGTATAACCCTTAAAATTTTTGTTTGAAAAAGAGGTGATACATCGCCAATTTCATCAAAAAAAGCTGTACCTTCATGAGCCCATTCAATAAGTCCCTTTTTTGTATAATTTGCACCTGTAAAAGCTCCCTTTTCAAAACCAAAAAGTTCTGACTCAAGTAAACTATCTGGAATCGCTGTGCAGTTTATAACAATAAATGGTTTATCTTTTCTTTCACTCAGGTTATGAATTGCCCTTGCAACAAGTTCTTTACCTGTACCTGACTCTCCAGTAATCAAGACATTACTATCGGTAAGTGCAGCTTTGCGAATACCGCAATAAACATCCTCCATGATTCGGCTAACCCCTATTAAATCAGGAATATCAACTTTCGGTTGGTCTTTAAATCTTTCAAATACTGATGCCACTAAATCGTCACGTAAAGGCTTTGGCAGAAAATCTGTGGCGCCGAGTTTCATTGATTCAACTGCTTTTTTAATATCTGGTTTACCAAATGAAATAACAGGCATATACTGTTTGAGTTCATTAAGTCTCTTCTGCCATCCCTCAGAGTCAATATCAAGAAATGCTATGTCATAATTAGAGAAGTCATGAATAGATCCAGGATTTGCTTTGCGAGACTTTCTAATTGAGATACCAACAGAATTAAAAATTTTATAAATCCTGTCTGCTTCATCAGAGATAACAAGAACACTGAAGGATCGTAAAAAAACCATTGTAGTTAACATAGAATATTTATCTATTAGATGTCAAGAAGTACTTAAATTAAAAGCCCATATTTTTGTATTGATATAGGAATATACTTTTTATGATTAAAAATTTTATTTTATATTAATTTTAGTATTTTCTATAGAAGATTAGATTCATTAGTAGGGTTAAGTTAATAAAAAAAGGCTTCAAATTTGATTTTTAACAAAATATTGTGTTATTTTGTTATTTATGCCTGGTGATTACAGAGAGACACTTAATTTACCCAAAACTGATTTCTCAATGAAGGCGAACCTTGCCGAACGAGAACCTGCTATGCTTGAGTTCTGGAAAGAACACAGAGTATATGAAAATCTTGTAGATAACAATAGAGCTCTTGGTGGAGAACGTTTTATTCTTCATGACGGTCCTCCCTATGCAAATGGCCATATTCATATAGGGCATGCACTTAATAAGATTCTTAAAGACATAATTGTTAAATATCGCTCAATGCTTGGTCATTATTGCCCTTTTATTCCAGGATGGGATTGTCATGGACTTCCAATTGAACTTCAGGTGGATAAATCGTTGGGCAAAGAAAAAGAACATGTTGATATATTTAAAAAAAGACAGCTCTGTCGAGCGTATGCTGAGAAATTTATAAATATTCAACGAGATGAGTTTATCCGGCTTGGTATTTTTGGATACTGGGATAATCCATACATCACAATGTCAAATGATTATGAAGCCACTATTGTAAAAGAATTCTTCAGTTTTGTAAAAAATGGATATGTATACAGAGGTAAAAAGCCTGTTTACTGGTGTCCTTCCTGTGTCACAGCTCTGGCTGACGCTGAAGTGGAGTATGCTGATAAGGAATCTCCATCAATCTTTGTGGCATTTGAGGTAATAGAGCAAGAAAAGCTATCAATTAAAGGTCTACCAGTTTATATTGTGATTTGGACAACAACTCCATGGACACTACCTGCAAATCTTGCTCTGGCTGTTCATCCTGATTTTAATTATGTTGGAGTGAAAACTTCAAAGGGTGTACTCATACTGGTTAAAGAAGCTATTAAAAATTTGAAGGATAAGATTGATATTGATGAAACTCCTTTATTTGAGATAAAAGGTTCAGAGCTTGAAGGTATGGTTGCAAGGCATCCTTTTATAGATAGGGTATCAAGAGTTGTTTTGGCTGACTTTATTGAAATTGGAGAAGGTACAGGTATTGTTCACATTGCACCCGGACACGGTGAGGAAGACTACGAGGTTGGATTAAAATACGGGCTTGACATTTATGCTCCAGTAGATGCTAAAGGCAGATTTATTGAAGAAGTTCCTTATTTTAGCGGTGAAAATGTTTTTAAAGCAAATAAACTAATAATAGAGCATATGAGAGAAAATGGCTCGCTTATCTGGGAAGGAAATATAACTCATTCATATCCTCACTGCTGGAGATGCAAAAAACCTGTTATTTTTAGGGCAACTACTCAATGGTTTATCTCAATGAATCATCAAGATCTACGTCATCGTGCACTGCAAGAGATAGATAAAGTTAGATGGATTCCTTCATGGGGTAGGGAGAGAATATATTCAATGGTTGAGAAAAGGCCTGACTGGTGTTTGTCAAGACAGAGAGCGTGGGGAGTCCCCATTACGTTATTTGTGTGTAAAAAGTGTGGATACATAATAAAAGATGAACAGCTTTTTAGTAAAATCGGGGAGCTTATTGAGAAAAAGG encodes:
- a CDS encoding sigma-54-dependent transcriptional regulator, encoding MVFLRSFSVLVISDEADRIYKIFNSVGISIRKSRKANPGSIHDFSNYDIAFLDIDSEGWQKRLNELKQYMPVISFGKPDIKKAVESMKLGATDFLPKPLRDDLVASVFERFKDQPKVDIPDLIGVSRIMEDVYCGIRKAALTDSNVLITGESGTGKELVARAIHNLSERKDKPFIVINCTAIPDSLLESELFGFEKGAFTGANYTKKGLIEWAHEGTAFFDEIGDVSPLFQTKILRVIQEGEFTRIGGNYPIKIDVRFIAATNKDLVKACKEGTFREDLFYRLNVINIELPPLRTRKEDIPVLTDFFIKKHGNKRKDLVVKGITDKALDILMNYSFPGNVRELENIIERAIAFTNSTEITVKDLPAYLLKNSNSKKIHQGSLRQAVSTFEKELIWSALQKSKGNISKAADLLGIHRQQLQRKLKQFKIAT
- a CDS encoding universal stress protein, which translates into the protein MAIGACPLTKVDKILVATDGSEAGKFAAQAAIELAKPCESTVYAICVAEVPVFAAEFVETLPQLIDSLEKRAKAALDEVKTLSEKNGVKCETISYTGPDPFKYIIDEAIKNRVDLIILGKKGVMLGAVGTKVIANAPCKVLVVPVGATLNFDRIVIATDGSVYSQLATSEAIGMAKRFGSELIIVSVAKKDENISYAEEAVKMVKEVAEREGVKVQSVIAKGEAFEQIVDTANKNAAGLIVMGTYGRTGIEKFFMGSIAEKVISTSARPVLVVKKK
- a CDS encoding sulfite exporter TauE/SafE family protein; its protein translation is MSKLRKVYDLMMAGAVAQARWEKQMSDNILKNKKRLIILLALITPIFLISILGAADILGGKSAYAPSHYTTTVFVASIAVGLAAGLITGCIGAGGGFIIAPALMAAGVKGILAVGTDQFHIFAKAIMGTVLHKKLGNISVGIAVAFVIGSVLGATTGGYIQRAIYSADPVLSEAFISIIYAIILAILGFYGLADYIKLSRARKKGVTQTDAHGGGAPLTTTKLALSIQKVKIPPVIKFDQDFGGKTISWIFVTSIGFIVGILASVMGVGGGFVTFPLFVYVLGVSTPTTVGTDILQIIFTAGYSSITQYAIYGYVFYTLAMGLLLGSLIGIQIGALTTKVVPGMLIRGFWVMTILAGFANRASVVPDKLRSLNLWKISQGACDIFILVGNIVFWGAIGMFAIWVLGTFFKNLKAFKEEG
- the ileS gene encoding isoleucine--tRNA ligase — translated: MPGDYRETLNLPKTDFSMKANLAEREPAMLEFWKEHRVYENLVDNNRALGGERFILHDGPPYANGHIHIGHALNKILKDIIVKYRSMLGHYCPFIPGWDCHGLPIELQVDKSLGKEKEHVDIFKKRQLCRAYAEKFINIQRDEFIRLGIFGYWDNPYITMSNDYEATIVKEFFSFVKNGYVYRGKKPVYWCPSCVTALADAEVEYADKESPSIFVAFEVIEQEKLSIKGLPVYIVIWTTTPWTLPANLALAVHPDFNYVGVKTSKGVLILVKEAIKNLKDKIDIDETPLFEIKGSELEGMVARHPFIDRVSRVVLADFIEIGEGTGIVHIAPGHGEEDYEVGLKYGLDIYAPVDAKGRFIEEVPYFSGENVFKANKLIIEHMRENGSLIWEGNITHSYPHCWRCKKPVIFRATTQWFISMNHQDLRHRALQEIDKVRWIPSWGRERIYSMVEKRPDWCLSRQRAWGVPITLFVCKKCGYIIKDEQLFSKIGELIEKKGSDVWFRLNLDDFLPDYSCPECGSKDFNKEKDILDVWFDSGVSHAAVLERNPMIGWPADMYLEGSDQHRGWFQSSLITSLGNKGRAPYKIVLTHGFTVDGQGRKMSKSLGNVIAPQEIIKSNGADIVRLWVSAEDYRDDIKLSQEILSRLTEAYRKIRNTLRYLLGNVYDYDGKDYQAHLLEIDRWAMMKLQKLIKKVKTAYENFEFHQVFHAIHNFCVTDMSAFYLDILKDRLYTFKADSLDRRAAQWVLYNIADSLIKLIAPILSFTAEEAWQYLPFKKTESVFLDRLPELDESFINDELEAKWEKLIELRDKVNRSIELKRQEKFIGNSLESKIVLQVNKKLKKFLSQYVDFLPFLFIVSQVEIKDLSDQLDEEFIINVERAEGQKCQRCWNYSPMVGKLEIQDVCPRCYHVLKT